Proteins from one Dysgonomonas sp. HDW5A genomic window:
- a CDS encoding glycoside hydrolase family 3 N-terminal domain-containing protein: MKIKLLGVLCLLNLFMGYSQQKNYDKEIEQLLSKMTLEEKIGQMNQLNFNGMSEELVQQIKKGEVGSLLNIIDPKQVNELQKVALENSRMGIPMIIGRDVIHGFKTIFPIPLGQAASFDPQMVESGAHVAAAEARELGVNWTFAPMLDISRDARWGRIAESLGEDPYLAGELGAAMVKGFQGKNLSAPTSIAACVKHFIGYGAAEGGRDYNSTNIPPHLLYNVYLVPFKKAIDAGAATLMTSFNDNDGIPASGNKHLLKDVLRKDWKFDGFVVSDWASMTEMLAHGFAKDARDVAQISANAGVDMEMVSGAYSHNLKSLVASGEVTLADVDNAVRNILRVKFRMGLFENPYVDINKPSTLYSAEHLQAAKEAAVKSAILLKNDNVLPLKENVKIAVIGPLANAPHDQMGTWVFDGDKNHTVTPLKALQTTYKKINYVYEPALSFSRDKSTANFEKAKQAAASADVAIVFLGEEAILSGEAHSLSNINLIGVQSELLKAVKSAGKPVVLVIMAGRPLTIERDLPYADAVLYNFHPGTMGGPAILDLLFGKANPSGKLPATFVREVGQIPMYYNHNNTGRPAPAQVMALDDIPTEAGQTSLGNTSFYLDSGKDPLYPFGFGLSYSTFEYSNLVLSATSIPMGGELTAKVTVKNTSKVDGTEVVQLYIRDLVGSIVRPVKELKGFQRVDLKAGESKTVEFKLTTDDLAFYGKDLVKKAEAGDFNLWIGSSSKDGLEAKFAIQ, translated from the coding sequence ATGAAGATCAAATTGTTAGGTGTATTATGCTTATTGAACCTGTTTATGGGATATTCACAACAAAAGAATTACGATAAAGAGATTGAGCAGTTATTATCCAAAATGACTCTTGAAGAAAAAATCGGTCAGATGAACCAGTTGAACTTCAATGGTATGAGTGAAGAACTTGTTCAACAGATCAAGAAAGGAGAAGTAGGGTCGTTACTTAATATTATTGATCCGAAGCAGGTAAACGAATTACAAAAAGTAGCCTTGGAAAATAGCCGCATGGGTATTCCTATGATTATCGGACGCGATGTTATTCATGGCTTTAAAACAATCTTTCCTATCCCCTTAGGACAAGCAGCGTCGTTTGATCCTCAGATGGTAGAATCGGGTGCACACGTGGCAGCTGCCGAAGCTCGTGAATTGGGTGTTAACTGGACATTTGCTCCCATGTTAGACATTTCGCGGGATGCCCGTTGGGGACGTATTGCCGAAAGCTTGGGAGAAGACCCATATCTGGCCGGCGAATTAGGGGCAGCTATGGTAAAAGGATTTCAAGGAAAGAATCTTTCAGCCCCTACATCTATTGCAGCATGTGTGAAGCACTTTATCGGTTATGGAGCAGCAGAAGGTGGTCGTGACTATAACAGTACCAACATCCCTCCTCATTTATTATACAATGTATATTTAGTACCATTCAAAAAGGCAATTGATGCAGGAGCAGCCACATTAATGACCTCATTTAATGACAATGATGGAATACCTGCCTCAGGAAACAAACACCTGTTGAAAGATGTACTTCGCAAAGACTGGAAATTCGATGGTTTTGTAGTTTCAGATTGGGCTTCGATGACCGAGATGCTTGCTCATGGATTTGCTAAAGACGCCAGAGATGTAGCCCAAATATCGGCAAATGCAGGTGTAGATATGGAAATGGTGAGCGGAGCTTATTCACATAATTTGAAATCGTTGGTCGCATCGGGAGAGGTTACTCTCGCAGATGTCGATAATGCCGTTCGTAATATTTTAAGAGTGAAATTTCGTATGGGGCTATTTGAAAACCCTTATGTAGATATAAACAAACCATCAACTTTGTACTCGGCAGAGCATTTACAAGCAGCAAAAGAGGCTGCTGTAAAATCGGCTATATTATTGAAAAATGACAATGTATTACCACTGAAAGAAAATGTGAAGATTGCAGTTATCGGTCCATTGGCTAATGCTCCTCACGATCAGATGGGTACTTGGGTATTCGATGGAGATAAAAACCATACCGTTACACCTCTTAAAGCATTGCAAACAACATACAAAAAAATAAATTATGTATATGAGCCGGCTTTGTCTTTCAGCCGCGATAAAAGTACAGCCAATTTTGAGAAAGCAAAACAAGCGGCAGCCTCAGCTGATGTTGCAATCGTATTTTTAGGTGAAGAAGCTATACTTTCGGGAGAAGCACATTCATTGTCAAATATCAACTTGATAGGCGTGCAATCCGAACTTCTGAAAGCTGTAAAAAGTGCAGGTAAGCCAGTCGTATTAGTTATTATGGCAGGTCGTCCGCTGACTATCGAGCGTGATCTACCTTATGCAGATGCAGTACTTTACAACTTCCATCCCGGAACGATGGGAGGTCCTGCAATATTGGATCTATTGTTTGGAAAAGCCAATCCAAGCGGAAAACTTCCGGCTACATTCGTCAGAGAAGTAGGACAAATACCTATGTATTATAATCATAACAACACAGGTCGTCCGGCTCCCGCTCAGGTGATGGCTTTGGATGATATACCTACCGAAGCAGGTCAAACATCGTTAGGTAATACTTCTTTCTATCTCGATTCGGGAAAAGATCCATTATATCCATTCGGATTCGGGTTGTCGTACAGTACATTCGAATATTCGAATCTTGTATTATCGGCTACATCTATCCCTATGGGTGGAGAACTTACTGCTAAAGTGACTGTGAAAAATACAAGCAAAGTAGATGGTACTGAAGTAGTACAGCTTTATATCAGAGATTTGGTTGGATCAATCGTTCGCCCGGTAAAAGAGTTGAAAGGTTTCCAACGTGTAGATTTGAAAGCCGGCGAATCGAAAACTGTAGAATTTAAATTGACAACAGACGATCTGGCTTTCTATGGTAAAGATCTGGTGAAAAAAGCAGAAGCCGGAGATTTCAATTTATGGATAGGCTCAAGCAGTAAAGACGGCTTGGAAGCTAAATTCGCTATACAATAG
- a CDS encoding family 16 glycosylhydrolase yields MINKHLFTAITLFFCSTLLCKSQAPAGYDLVWQEEFNEAPNTNGSLPLPGDKWWFETGGSGWGNNELQYYTDRTAGTDTVAKIKDGNLIITAFKRPKPYYGMDYVSARMNTVESWKYGYFEARIKVAAGRGTWSAFWMMPKNFAAWPLDGEIDIMEYVGYRPDVTQASIHTDLYNHKIGTEKTATKDIKNAETEFHVYGLEWTEDQITGYVDGVAYFTFKNDHLGDKRTWPFNAPFYLKLNLAIGGDWGGLQGVAEDIFPSKYEIDYVRVYQKKEVASIEKELRDEVPFTFNKENKSLSLHLKDGNITTLNIRDIQGRLYKTKSVEDDNASIDCSDLPRNGVYILTLKGNSTQENYKFIN; encoded by the coding sequence ATGATAAATAAACATCTATTTACAGCCATAACACTCTTCTTTTGCAGCACATTACTCTGTAAATCGCAAGCTCCGGCAGGATATGATCTTGTTTGGCAGGAAGAATTTAATGAAGCTCCTAACACGAATGGTTCACTACCTCTTCCGGGAGATAAATGGTGGTTCGAAACCGGAGGCAGCGGCTGGGGAAATAATGAACTGCAATACTATACCGATCGTACAGCAGGTACCGATACAGTAGCAAAAATAAAAGATGGTAACTTAATTATTACAGCATTTAAACGTCCGAAGCCCTACTACGGGATGGATTATGTGTCGGCTCGCATGAATACTGTCGAATCGTGGAAGTATGGGTATTTCGAAGCTCGAATAAAAGTAGCAGCAGGCAGAGGTACATGGTCGGCATTCTGGATGATGCCTAAGAATTTTGCAGCATGGCCACTGGATGGAGAGATTGACATAATGGAGTATGTAGGTTATCGTCCTGATGTAACCCAAGCTTCAATCCATACAGACTTGTACAATCATAAAATCGGTACGGAAAAAACAGCAACTAAAGATATTAAAAACGCAGAAACCGAATTTCATGTATATGGATTAGAATGGACTGAAGATCAAATTACAGGATATGTGGATGGTGTTGCCTATTTTACTTTTAAAAACGATCATTTAGGAGATAAACGTACATGGCCCTTTAATGCACCTTTCTATCTGAAATTAAATTTGGCTATCGGAGGTGACTGGGGAGGTTTACAAGGAGTTGCCGAAGATATATTCCCTTCGAAATATGAGATTGATTACGTAAGAGTATATCAAAAGAAGGAGGTAGCTTCCATCGAAAAAGAGCTACGTGATGAGGTACCATTTACTTTTAATAAAGAAAATAAATCGCTTTCGCTCCATCTTAAAGATGGAAACATTACCACTCTTAATATAAGAGACATCCAAGGCAGGCTTTATAAAACAAAGTCTGTTGAAGATGATAACGCAAGTATTGATTGCTCGGATTTACCCCGAAATGGAGTATATATACTCACCTTAAAAGGCAATTCAACCCAGGAAAATTATAAATTCATTAATTAA